GACGTCACTGCTATGCAGTTCGTGCCCACCTATCTGGCCACATTTCTTGACGAGCTCAAGCAGCAAGCATGCACTACCTTCCCGACGCTACGATATCTCCTCGCAATCGGCGAAGTTCTGCAGCCCGCGCATGTCCACGCGTGGTTTGCCCTCAATCCTGGGGTGCCGCTGCTCAATACCTACGGGCCGACCGAGGCATCGGACTCAATTGCGCACTACGTCATGCAGAGCGCGCCGGCACTGCCCTCCATCCCTCTCGGCAAGCCGATACAAAACCTCCGGCTCTACATTCTCGATGCGCATAAGAACCTCTGTCCGATTGGCGTGAAGGGAGAGATCTGCGTGGCAGGAGTCGGCGTGGGACGGGGATACCTCTTCGACGATGCACGCACACGCGCCGTCTTCGAGGACGATCCAATCTCGCAAGAGCCGGGGGTCCGCATGTATCACACCGGAGATCTCGGGTGCTTTGCTCCGGACGGCAACATCCTATTCTTTGGCCGCCGCGATTTCCAGGTTAAGATTCGGGGATATCGCATCGAGCTTGGCGAGATCGAATCCACCCTCACAAGCCTGGATGGCATATCGCAGGCGGTCGTCGTCGCGCACGGCGATACCGCAAAGTGCTTGCACGCATACGCCACAGGAAAGGGCTGGACGCCAGCGACCGTGCGCGCGGCATTGGCAGAACGGCTTCCCGCATACATGGTGCCGGACTTCGTCATGTTGCTGGACGAGATGCCGGTGACTCCGAATGGAAAGATCCACCGCGCTGCACTTCCTCGTCCGCAACACGCTGAGATTGTCCCGACCGCGACCTCTATACCGCGCACGCCGGCAGAAGCGGCGCTCGCACGCATCTTCGCCGAAACACTCCAACGCTCTGCTGTGGCTATGGAGGACAATTTTTTCGACATCGGCGGCCACAGCCTGAAGGCTATGCTGTTGGCCGGCCGCGTCCGCCGAGAGCTTGGATTCGAGATATCGATTGCCGATATTTTCACCTCACCCACCCCTCGCACACTTGCGGAAAAGCTTTCCCACGCAGCCCCGGCACGCAGTCAGGAGATACCTGCGCTACCACTGCAGCCGTGGCATCCGGTCTCACGCGCGCAAAAGCGAATCTGGCTCGCCAGCCGCAACTCAGGCATCTCGACGTACAACATGTCCGCAGCATTGCAGATAGAAGGCGAAATCGATGCTACCCGGCTGGCTTCCGCACTCGAACAGCTCGTCGATCGGCACGAGAGTCTGCGCACCGTCTTCGGCCTCGTTCAGGGAGCGCTTCAACAAAGAATCCTCTCCCGCGTTGATATAGGTTTTCAGGTACGGCATCTCGTCCTCGATGGCAATCTGGACGAGTCGCTACAACGGGAAGCTCAACAGCCTTTCGATCTGACCCAGGGACCGCTCTTCCGCGCTGCAATCCTGAAGATCGGGTCATCCACTCATGTCCTGCTTCTCACCCTTCACCACATCATCGCCGATGCCTGGTCAATGACGGTGCTCACGCGGGACCTCCGGGCACTGTATCGAGGACTTGTTCTCACCCCACTCCCTATTCAGTACCGCGATTACGCGGCGTGGCACAACGAGCAGATCCACACGATGCATCTCCACCGCGAGTTCTGGAGGAATCATCTTCAGGATGCTCCGCGTCTGCAACTGCCGCTCGACCACACACGGCCGTCGCGCCCCACCCATCATGGACGCAGTCTGACGCTCGACTTAGACGCGTCAAAAACCGCTGCGTTACGCGAACTCGCTCGCCGCCACCATACCTCCCTCTATCACGTCGTCCTCTGCTCCATCTGCATCCTTCTGTCTCAGGAAAGTGGAAGCCGCGATCTCGTGCTCGGAACCGTCTCTGCGGAGCGCGACCATCCGCAACTCGCGGGTCAGATTGGTGTCTTCGTCAACCCGGTCGTGCTGCGTGTGCAAATGCCAGCGGATGGCTCCATCGAGCAAGCCATCGGCACGGTCATTCTGGCCTCGACCCAGGCACAGCTACACGCTGCTTATCCTTTTGATCTCCTGCTCGAAGAATTGAAGCTACGCTCCACTCCGGGCCGAGCGCCGCTCTTTGATGTTCAGGTGGACTACATTGCCGATCTCGAAGACAATCGCGATCTTACCGTTAGCGTGCTTGCGCAGGATGACACATCTTCCAAATTCGACCTCTCGTTCCATGCGGTGGAAGATGCGGACGAGCTTCACATCTCGCTCCAATACAACACCGGCATCTTTCGCGAAGAAACCATCCGCACGATGCGTGACCGGCTCATGGACATTCAACAAGCATGCGTCGATACCCCGGATCTGCCAATTGATCGCATTCCGCTTCGCCCCAAGTCCTCTGTTCCACAGCAAAAGGTTCGCGTAGGGCTGCGCCTGAAGCCGGCCGCCACCGCGCCCACTCTCCTGGAGCCATAATGATGGACGATCACCTTTATCTGCGCGGAGATATCGTCGCCGAACCACTCGTCTCCGGCTGGTATGCCTGGCCGCATCTGATCTCGCCCGCGACCTGTGCGATGAACATCGCAGGCCGCCACCTGAAGATCATGCAGTCTTATGTCCAGGCTCCCCACGTGCATGCCGCTGCTGTAAAAAACCCTCGCATGCTTGGAGGTCCCTTCGTCGATTACGACACGGATCGCAGCCCCGAGGTTCGGCAGCTCATCGAGCAAACCCGCAATGCACAGAGCCATATGCTCGAATTCGCCGCAGCTGTCCATGAGCTCAGCCAAATGCTTTCGGCAGAAGCCAGGGGAGCATCGCTCGATAGTCTGTACGCACGCATTCCTGCCCCTCTGCGCGGATATGTTGAGATCTATTACGACCTGCGAAACAACCCTGGATTCCGATTCTTCGAATCGCTGCTGTATCGCAGCCGCTATTACGACCGCAGCGCGCAAAGCCTGCACATTCACGCAACGCAGAATGATAACCGGCCCTTTGTGCTCAGCACGCCACGTCTCGCAGATGCCTCTTCTGTGATCGTCCGCATGCCGTTTGACTCGCCCGAACTCGACCGCCTGTTTCGCACGCGCTACGAACGCGGCCCGGTGCAAGAAATTGCCGAAAAACTCCGCATCCCCCCTGTGCAAAGAGAAACCTTTCGCAGCTTCTTCTCCGAGGAGCCGCCGCCGCAGCGGCAGCGGTTCGAGGGCGAAGGCGCCCGCATCCGCTACTTCGGCCATGCCTGCCTGCTGCTGGAGACGCAAGGCATCAGCATCCTGTCTGATCCCGTGGTCAGCTTCCCATACCGTGGCGCCAACTCCCGCTACACCTATGAGGACCTGCCTCCTCACATCGACTACGTGGTGATCACCCACAATCATCAGGACCATGTGCTCATCGAGACCTTGCTGCAACTGCGTCATATGATCGGCACCGTGATTGTGCCTCGCAACGGCACCGGGCAACTGCAGGATCCCAGCCTCAAGCTGACCTTGCAGGCGCTGGGATTTCCAAGCGTCCTTGAACTCGAAGAGATGGAATCTCTGCCCCTGCACGGTGGCGGCGTGCTCACCGCGCTCCCGTTCCTCGGTGAGCATGCAGACCTGGATATCCGCACCAAACTCTGCCATCACATC
The DNA window shown above is from Acidobacterium capsulatum ATCC 51196 and carries:
- a CDS encoding MBL fold metallo-hydrolase — protein: MMDDHLYLRGDIVAEPLVSGWYAWPHLISPATCAMNIAGRHLKIMQSYVQAPHVHAAAVKNPRMLGGPFVDYDTDRSPEVRQLIEQTRNAQSHMLEFAAAVHELSQMLSAEARGASLDSLYARIPAPLRGYVEIYYDLRNNPGFRFFESLLYRSRYYDRSAQSLHIHATQNDNRPFVLSTPRLADASSVIVRMPFDSPELDRLFRTRYERGPVQEIAEKLRIPPVQRETFRSFFSEEPPPQRQRFEGEGARIRYFGHACLLLETQGISILSDPVVSFPYRGANSRYTYEDLPPHIDYVVITHNHQDHVLIETLLQLRHMIGTVIVPRNGTGQLQDPSLKLTLQALGFPSVLELEEMESLPLHGGGVLTALPFLGEHADLDIRTKLCHHIAVDGWSTIFAADSCAVDIEIYRRVHEQTGDIDVLFLGMECDGAPLSWLYGPLLDKPLPRDQDRSRTLSGSNFDRARQLVDLFHPKEVYVYAMGQEPWLHHIMAIQYTAESLPITESNKLLEYCAEKNIKAERLFCMKETLHGADLCHSIVS